From the Posidoniimonas polymericola genome, the window CGGCCGCAATTAGCCGCCAGACCCGAATCGCTGTCGGAACCGGTCGCAAGCCTCTATCCGCTTACCCCCATTCAATCTGCTCGAACACCCGCCGCAGCTTGGCCGCCTGCCGCGCGCAGGCCATCTCGACGAACGCGATCCGGCCGCCCAGGTGCGCTCGGAAGTCGGTGTGGCCGGTGTGGTTCTGGCTGGCGGGGCCGTGGCGCACGCAGTTCGTTAGTACGGCTTTGAGGCGGTCGCGTTCCGCGCGGCTGACGGCGGGCTGCGCGTTGACGACCAGCCCCGCGATGCGTTGCTGCTGGGCGGTGGGCATCACGCGGGTCTTGTGGTGGTTGACGCGGTAGCCTTCCTCCAGGGCAATCGCCGCGGCGTGCGTGCGGAAGCGGTGCACCGAGCGTGCGAACTCGGCGCCGCCGCTGAAGGCGAGGTCGTCGGCGTAGCGGGTGTACACGCCGCCCGCCGCTGCCGCCAGGCCGGCCAGCCGGCAGTCGAGGCGGTACGCACACAGGTTGGCTAGGGCAGGAGAGGTCGGCGCGCCCTGCGGCAGGTGCGGCTGCGCGTAGCGGGCCCGCTGCAGCGCTGCCCGCCAGTCTCGTGCTGAGTCCGGGGAGAACACAGCCGCGGGCGCCGTGTTGGTGCAGAGCCCGGTCAGCAGGTCGGCCACCGCCTCGGGGTAGCCGAGCGAGCGGAACAGGGCGTTCACCTGGGCGGCCGGCGTCGACGGGAAGAAGTCCTCCAGGTCGAGCTTGAGCACCACGCGTTGCCCAGAGTGGGGGGCGGCAAACGTGCGGATCGAACGCCCCGGGCGGAAGCCGTGCGCGGCGTCGTGCGGCGGGACGTGGTGTAGGATCTCTGCCAGCAGTCGCCGCTGGACCGCCTTCAGGCGGGGCTTGGGCGCCTCGATCAGGCGGGTGGCGCCGAACCGCTTGGCCAGCGCTCGGTAGTGGTAGTGCCGCAGCGGCCCGCGGCGCCGCCGGCGCTCCCACCCGCGGACATCGGCCAGCCAGGCGAGTTGCTGGGGTGGGGTGTCGAGCCAGCCGGCGAGCTGGCCCGGCGTCCGCAGCCGGGCGACCGGCCACGCCTGAGCCGCGGGGAAGGGGCAGAACTCGACCGGGTCGTGCACGCGGCTGACGGCGGCTGCGTCGTGCCGCGCCGCGTAGACACGGAACCGCTCGTCGAGCAGCAGGAAGTCGGCGATGTGGTCGGCACGGGGCCTTGGTCCATAGGCGAACTCGGCCTCGACCCGCCACGCCAGCGGACGCAGCCAACGGTAGCGACGGCCGAGCGTCCGCTCGCCGCAGCCCACGAGCCGGTCGGCGGTCAGCGGACCGGCCGCAAACGCCGCGGCCAGCGCGCGGGCGACGCTCTGGATGTCGGTCTCCACGCGGAAGGGGTCCCCTCGTAGTCGTAAGCGACGCAAAACATACGGCGGGACGCCCAACGAGTCTGGTCTGGCGTGAGGAATCATGCACCGGAGGGCATGGCGCCTCACGCGACGAACGTCGAACCCTTCAACCTCCCCTGGGGTAGCCCCAGAGAGCCGAGCCGCGGACGAACCAACGATCAGCAAGCTTGAGGCGTCCCGCCGCGTGGCGCCATGGTAGCACAGCCGGCGACGGCGGGCGAATGTGGCCTCTGACCGTGGACATCGGTTTGGCGTGC encodes:
- a CDS encoding reverse transcriptase family protein, whose product is METDIQSVARALAAAFAAGPLTADRLVGCGERTLGRRYRWLRPLAWRVEAEFAYGPRPRADHIADFLLLDERFRVYAARHDAAAVSRVHDPVEFCPFPAAQAWPVARLRTPGQLAGWLDTPPQQLAWLADVRGWERRRRRGPLRHYHYRALAKRFGATRLIEAPKPRLKAVQRRLLAEILHHVPPHDAAHGFRPGRSIRTFAAPHSGQRVVLKLDLEDFFPSTPAAQVNALFRSLGYPEAVADLLTGLCTNTAPAAVFSPDSARDWRAALQRARYAQPHLPQGAPTSPALANLCAYRLDCRLAGLAAAAGGVYTRYADDLAFSGGAEFARSVHRFRTHAAAIALEEGYRVNHHKTRVMPTAQQQRIAGLVVNAQPAVSRAERDRLKAVLTNCVRHGPASQNHTGHTDFRAHLGGRIAFVEMACARQAAKLRRVFEQIEWG